The following are from one region of the Dermacentor albipictus isolate Rhodes 1998 colony chromosome 5, USDA_Dalb.pri_finalv2, whole genome shotgun sequence genome:
- the LOC139060557 gene encoding uncharacterized protein produces MKKSTLILATVLLFKLFLVKAQGLSGPFGYRGASEFPERPPPGDFPGYEFAGPGSSSYAGSRRCGRNFCPPGQRCVQVSVQCIRDPCAPAMFECVRVPAGSSVEYF; encoded by the exons ATGAAGAAGTCAACCCTAATACTGGCTACAGTTCTGCTATTTAAAT TGTTCCTGGTCAAGGCTCAGGGGCTTTCTGGGCCGTTCGGATATCGGGGAGCAAGCGAATTTCCTGAAAGGCCACCGCCAGGAGACTTTCCGGGCTACGAATTTGCGGGACCGGGCAGCTCCTCCTACGCCGGAAGTAGGCGGTGTGGA AGGAACTTTTGTCCCCCAGGACAACGCTGCGTACAGGTCTCAGTGCAATGCATCAGAGACCCCTGTGCACCAGCCATGTTTGAAT GTGTCCGCGTGCCGGCTGGAAGCAGTGTCGAATACTTTTGA